The following coding sequences are from one Capsicum annuum cultivar UCD-10X-F1 chromosome 3, UCD10Xv1.1, whole genome shotgun sequence window:
- the LOC107862911 gene encoding uncharacterized protein LOC107862911: MATGAAPFSLSGATHVKGCEPWSAKSSSFVKTPMVAIQRKSNSKGTKAAKLSIRANYSDQRGGSGGDFVAGFLLGGAIFGTLGYIYAPQIRRSLLNEDEYGFRRAKRPIYYYDEGLEKTRQTLNTKLDQLNSAIDKVSSVLRGGNKMPAVPVETDPEEATM; encoded by the exons ATGGCGACCGGTGCTGCCCCCTTTTCTCTGTCAG GTGCAACTCATGTCAAAGGATGTGAACCTTGGTCTGCAAAGTCCTCCTCGTTTGTAAAGACACCTATGGTGGCTATTCAGAGGAAATCAAACTCTAAAGGAACAAAAGCCGCGAAGTTGTCTATTCGTGCAAACTACAG TGATCAAAGAGGTGGCAGTGGTGGTGATTTTGTTGCTGGTTTCCTTTTGGGAGGTGCAATATTTGGAACACTTGGCTATATTTATGCTCCTCAG ATAAGGAGGTCATTGCTCAATGAAGATGAATATGGTTTCCGGAGAGCCAAGCGACCAATTTACTATTATGATGAAGGTTTAGAG AAAACTAGGCAGACTTTGAACACTAAACTAGATCAACTGAATAGTGCCATTGACAAAGTATCATCCGTGTTGAGAGGTGGCAACAAAATGCCTGCAGTGCCTGTTGAGACTGATCCAGAAGAAGCTACTATGTGA
- the LOC107866072 gene encoding putative gamma-glutamylcyclotransferase At3g02910, which yields MGTEGSEKNTIIFTYGTLKRGFSNHVLLQDMIAAGDASFLGVYQTVDRLPLVCGPYRVPFLLNFPGSGEHVRGELYAVSSRGLIRMDELEGVTKAHYQRLPIRVRALDQARPDEVAAEAYYAHENYAEALWKRNGQKGYKCYTEKEAKGYVKRKERPQHLTFLEQIGIFIASSSDQKDNNNPNSCHCNKHLPAAPVPIDVVNH from the coding sequence ATGGGGACTGAAGGGTCAGAAAAAAACACAATTATTTTCACATATGGAACACTCAAAAGAGGATTTTCAAATCACGTTCTCTTACAAGACATGATCGCCGCCGGCGACGCTTCTTTCCTCGGCGTTTACCAAACCGTCGATCGTCTCCCTCTTGTTTGCGGGCCCTACAGGGTTCCCTTCCTCCTCAATTTCCCCGGCTCCGGCGAGCACGTGCGTGGCGAGCTGTACGCCGTCTCGTCACGTGGGTTGATACGAATGGATGAATTGGAAGGAGTTACAAAAGCCCATTACCAAAGGCTCCCGATCAGAGTTCGGGCCCTGGATCAGGCCCGGCCCGATGAAGTGGCGGCGGAGGCGTATTACGCACATGAAAATTATGCAGAGGCGTTGTGGAAGAGAAATGGACAAAAAGGGTACAAATGTTATACTGAAAAAGAAGCGAAAGGGTACGTAAAACGTAAGGAACGGCCACAACATTTGACATTTTTGGAGCAAATTGGAATCTTCATAGCGTCATCGTCAGAtcaaaaagataataataatccTAATTCTTGTCATTGTAACAAACATCTTCCTGCTGCTCCTGTTCCAATTGATGTTGTTAATCATTGA
- the LOC107862912 gene encoding chaperone protein DnaJ: protein MEDDNKTTYKCKDYYKVLEVEYDASDEKIRLNYRKLALKWHPDKHKCNDAATTKFQEINEAYSVLSDPHKRLDYDLNGNYEINNYTLPEYLARFKGMILTCNGLGISQDSVWSEQLTDFNKLMDK, encoded by the exons ATGGAGGATGACAATAAGACCACCTACAAATGCAAG GATTACTACAAGGTTCTTGAAGTGGAATATGATGCATCCGATGAGAAGATCAGATTAAACTATAGGAAACTTGCACTG AAGTGGCATCCCGACAAACACAAGTGTAATGATGCAGCAACCACTAAATTTCAAGAGATTAATGAAGCTTATTCGG TGTTAAGTGATCCTCATAAGAGACTTGACTATGATCTAAATGGAAACTATGAGATAAATAATTATACTTTGCCA GAATATCTAGCAAGATTCAAAGGGATGATACTTACCTGTAATGGGCTTGGCATAAGTCAAGATTCAGTCTG GTCAGAGCAATTAACAGATTTTAACAAGTTGATGGACAAATGA